The following proteins are encoded in a genomic region of Acidimicrobiales bacterium:
- a CDS encoding VOC family protein: MTENGQNIDFANLPAPSEGFLASLFITVREVARSRAFYSEVLGGKVVLEENPCMVKLANSWIIMNPGGPPTPDKPDISVVNYEPGDTTSIFLNLRVADINACYREWSDRGATFLTRPIDRGAEIRCYLRDPDGYLIEVGQSTGLLSGHLAAKRPEDLPG, encoded by the coding sequence ATGACTGAGAACGGGCAGAACATCGACTTCGCCAATCTTCCTGCGCCAAGCGAAGGATTCCTCGCGAGTCTGTTCATCACTGTCCGGGAGGTCGCTCGCTCACGGGCGTTCTACTCCGAGGTATTGGGAGGGAAGGTCGTCCTCGAAGAGAACCCCTGCATGGTCAAGCTGGCCAACTCCTGGATCATCATGAATCCAGGCGGACCGCCCACGCCCGACAAACCTGACATCTCTGTCGTGAACTACGAGCCCGGAGACACCACATCGATCTTCTTGAACCTTCGTGTCGCCGACATCAACGCCTGCTATCGGGAGTGGAGCGACCGGGGCGCCACCTTTCTCACGCGGCCGATCGACCGCGGAGCTGAGATCCGCTGCTACTTACGGGACCCAGACGGCTACCTGATCGAGGTGGGCCAGTCCACCGGGCTACTCTCCGGGCACCTCGCAGCCAAACGGCCGGAGGACCTCCCTGGTTAG
- a CDS encoding DUF1003 domain-containing protein, with product MNPALVRHAEKRAENAQNRVADRITAFSGSMLFVYVHLVWFGCWIGFGVEKYPFGLLTMIVSLEAIFLSTFVLISQNRADAKRQVLANQEWKTVQEEDGQNRELLDLARQILALTKQVGPSAKAFGDENKRDDELLDVSRQTLALTQEVHALAGAASKGSGK from the coding sequence GTGAACCCTGCGCTCGTGAGACACGCCGAAAAGCGCGCCGAGAATGCTCAGAACCGGGTGGCGGACCGGATCACCGCGTTCTCGGGATCCATGTTGTTCGTCTATGTGCACCTCGTGTGGTTTGGATGTTGGATCGGTTTTGGGGTGGAGAAGTATCCCTTCGGGCTGCTCACGATGATCGTCTCCCTCGAGGCCATTTTCCTTTCGACATTCGTGCTGATCAGCCAGAACCGTGCCGACGCAAAGCGGCAGGTCCTTGCGAACCAGGAGTGGAAGACAGTCCAAGAGGAGGACGGGCAGAACCGAGAGCTACTGGACCTGGCAAGGCAGATTCTGGCTCTCACCAAGCAGGTTGGCCCAAGTGCGAAGGCTTTCGGCGACGAGAACAAGCGAGACGACGAGCTGCTGGACGTGTCGAGGCAGACCTTGGCCCTGACACAGGAGGTCCACGCCCTTGCTGGCGCGGCTTCTAAGGGCTCCGGCAAGTAG
- a CDS encoding DUF308 domain-containing protein, translating to MSPFLQDDAGWRRTADQASRGWWIVLLSGIVSIVAGVIILDIDWTVSDLAIFVGAYLVFRGLVQMLNGVLGRGLWAYYLATGGLSVLAGIVVIAWPGPTLLVVAILIGVSIVLYGTLNVAGAIGNRDRAQYWGVVLVLGILEILLGFWLLRRPGLTLAVVITAIGLWALFIGVMQIVVSFEIRRLPETLNRKDA from the coding sequence ATGAGTCCGTTTTTGCAGGACGACGCCGGTTGGCGGCGCACTGCCGATCAGGCAAGTCGAGGATGGTGGATCGTCCTGTTGAGCGGGATTGTCTCGATCGTCGCTGGAGTGATCATCCTGGACATCGATTGGACGGTGAGCGACCTCGCCATTTTCGTGGGCGCTTACCTAGTGTTCCGTGGCCTCGTGCAGATGCTCAACGGCGTGCTCGGTAGGGGCCTTTGGGCCTACTACCTTGCCACGGGCGGGCTCAGCGTTCTCGCTGGGATCGTCGTGATCGCCTGGCCCGGACCAACCCTTCTCGTGGTAGCAATCCTCATCGGGGTCTCGATCGTCTTGTACGGCACCCTGAACGTCGCTGGTGCCATCGGCAACCGAGACCGCGCCCAGTACTGGGGGGTCGTGCTGGTCCTCGGAATCCTCGAGATCCTGCTTGGCTTCTGGCTGCTTCGCCGACCCGGCCTGACACTAGCTGTGGTCATCACTGCGATCGGTCTCTGGGCTCTGTTCATTGGTGTAATGCAGATCGTGGTGTCGTTCGAGATCCGACGCTTGCCAGAGACCCTGAATCGAAAGGACGCCTAG